The Bacillota bacterium genome segment CTGACCGAAAGAAGATACTATCGACGACAAAGGGGTGAATGATCAATGGCTAAAAAGCTGCCTGAATTCAAGGGTAAAGAGATACCTGAGTTTGCCACCGAGGAGGAAGCTGCTGAATTCTTTGACAGCTACAGCTTTGCTGAAGCTATGGAAAAGGGCCTGTTTGAGCCGGAAAATGTTGAGCTTGCCCCTGAACTGGCTGCGAAGATCAGAGAAAGATCGAAGACTAAAAAGGTAACGCTGAGGCTCCGGCTGTCCCAGATCGAGGATGCCAAAATGATCGCCAGGGAGAAGGACATACCGTACCAGACTCTAATCCGGTCGTGGATTACTGAGGCCATCAGGCGAGAACGAGG includes the following:
- a CDS encoding CopG family antitoxin; the encoded protein is MAKKLPEFKGKEIPEFATEEEAAEFFDSYSFAEAMEKGLFEPENVELAPELAAKIRERSKTKKVTLRLRLSQIEDAKMIAREKDIPYQTLIRSWITEAIRRERG